One window of Mediterraneibacter butyricigenes genomic DNA carries:
- a CDS encoding potassium channel family protein produces MKSILLIGLGRFGRHIAIKLDELHHQVMAVDKEDTRVDAVLPFVTNAQIGDATNEDFLSSLGVGNFDVCIVAIGDNFQNSLEVTSLLKELGARMVVSRAARDVHAKFLLRNGADEIVYPERQLADWVAIRYSADHIFDYIELDEEHAIFEISIPGEWIGKTIGQLDIRKKYNINIMALKTNDIMNLKISSDTQLLKDSTMLVLGETKHIQKCFHI; encoded by the coding sequence ATGAAATCAATATTACTTATCGGTCTGGGAAGATTCGGACGGCATATTGCTATAAAATTAGATGAATTGCATCATCAGGTGATGGCGGTAGATAAAGAAGATACTCGAGTTGATGCTGTACTTCCCTTTGTAACTAACGCTCAGATTGGGGATGCGACGAATGAGGATTTTTTAAGTTCGCTTGGTGTTGGGAATTTTGATGTTTGTATTGTGGCTATCGGAGATAACTTTCAGAATTCATTGGAAGTAACGTCCCTTTTGAAGGAACTCGGTGCAAGAATGGTGGTGTCTCGTGCCGCTCGTGATGTTCATGCAAAATTTCTTTTACGGAACGGCGCAGATGAAATTGTTTATCCCGAAAGGCAGCTTGCCGATTGGGTTGCAATCCGTTATAGTGCTGATCATATTTTCGATTACATAGAACTAGATGAAGAACATGCAATTTTTGAAATATCTATACCGGGAGAATGGATAGGAAAAACAATCGGTCAGTTGGATATACGAAAAAAATATAACATCAATATTATGGCGCTGAAAACAAATGATATTATGAATTTGAAAATAAGTTCCGATACGCAGTTGTTAAAGGACAGTACCATGCTTGTTCTTGGGGAGACGAAACATATTCAAAAATGTTTTCATATTTAA
- a CDS encoding sensor histidine kinase, translating into MSESRHNLDQLLKEIQADEENRNKGHLKIFFGYAAGVGKTYAMLEAAHMEKQQGIDVVAGYVEPHARPKTAALLNGLEVLPTRKVFYNGMILDEFDIGMALKRKPQLILVDELAHTNAEGCRHAKRYQDIKELLNAGIDVYTTVNVQHIESLCDTVASITEIVVRERIPDSVFDNADQVELIDIEPQDLINRLNTGNVYRQTQAKQAVENFFTIENLTALREISLRRCADRVNILTENIRIKNHGDYHTGEHILVCLSSSPSNAKIIRTAAKMASAFKGEFTALFVETPDFSVMSEENVKRLRSNIRLAEQLGAKIETVYGEDVPFQIAEFTRLSGVSKIVIGRSSATKRHLLSKPTLTEKLIDYAPNLDVHIIPDTVSNAAVYQLRGGRKKNHIVFSVTDTLKSTAILILSSLVGMIFQKFGFDEANIITVFVLGVLVTAVITKHQIYSLISSIVSVLVFNFLFTEPQFTLQAYDQGYPVTFIIMLLAAFLTGSLAIRIKNQAKQVAQSAYRTKVLFDTNQLLQQAKDKNEIVSATSNQLIKLLGKDIVFYLADGEVLDTPHIFSVTEENLESCISENEKAVAGWVLKNNKRAGATTGTLSNAKCLYLAVRSSMVYGVIGIVMGEIPLDPFENSILLSILGECALALENEKNAREKQEAAILAKNEQLRANLLRAISHDLRTPLTSISGNASNLLSNGDSFDNDTKKQLYMDIYDDSMWLINLVENLLAVTRIEEGRLNLRITEDLMDDVITEALHHINRKSEEHHISVESKEEFLLAKMDAKLIVQVIINIVDNAIKYTPKNSHIVIRTEKRGKQAIVSISDDGNGIADEIKPRIFDMFYSGANQIADSRRSLGLGLSLCKSIINAHGGELTVSDNLPHGTVFTFTLPAGEVKVYE; encoded by the coding sequence ATGAGTGAAAGCAGACACAATCTGGATCAGTTATTAAAGGAAATCCAAGCTGATGAAGAAAACCGTAATAAAGGACATTTGAAAATCTTTTTCGGATATGCAGCTGGTGTGGGTAAAACCTATGCCATGTTAGAAGCAGCTCATATGGAAAAACAGCAGGGAATTGACGTGGTAGCCGGTTATGTAGAACCCCACGCACGTCCCAAAACAGCAGCTCTTTTGAATGGCTTAGAAGTTCTTCCTACAAGAAAAGTTTTTTATAATGGTATGATACTGGACGAATTCGACATTGGCATGGCGTTGAAAAGAAAACCACAGCTTATCCTTGTAGATGAACTTGCGCATACGAATGCCGAAGGATGCCGTCATGCAAAACGGTATCAGGACATTAAGGAACTTTTGAATGCAGGGATTGATGTCTATACGACTGTCAATGTTCAGCATATTGAAAGCCTTTGTGATACAGTTGCATCCATTACGGAAATTGTTGTACGGGAACGCATCCCGGATTCTGTTTTTGATAATGCAGATCAGGTTGAATTAATAGATATTGAACCACAGGATTTGATCAACCGTTTGAATACAGGAAATGTATACAGACAGACACAGGCAAAACAGGCAGTAGAAAATTTTTTTACAATAGAAAATTTGACAGCTCTCCGGGAGATTTCACTGCGGCGATGTGCGGACCGGGTGAATATCCTCACAGAAAATATCCGCATAAAAAATCATGGAGATTATCACACAGGCGAACATATTCTTGTATGTCTATCTTCTTCTCCATCCAATGCGAAAATTATCCGTACCGCCGCAAAAATGGCTTCTGCTTTTAAAGGGGAGTTTACGGCTCTATTTGTAGAAACCCCAGATTTTTCGGTGATGAGCGAGGAAAATGTAAAACGCCTGCGTTCAAATATTCGTCTTGCTGAGCAGCTTGGGGCAAAAATAGAAACAGTTTACGGAGAAGATGTTCCGTTTCAGATTGCGGAATTTACTCGTTTGTCCGGTGTGTCAAAGATTGTGATCGGACGTAGTTCTGCTACAAAACGGCATTTGCTCAGCAAACCGACCCTGACAGAAAAATTGATTGATTATGCCCCTAATCTGGATGTGCATATTATTCCGGATACGGTTTCTAATGCGGCAGTGTATCAGTTAAGAGGGGGCAGGAAAAAGAACCATATCGTATTCTCTGTCACTGATACATTAAAATCTACTGCGATTCTGATTTTATCCAGTCTAGTCGGAATGATTTTCCAGAAATTTGGATTTGACGAAGCAAATATCATTACTGTTTTTGTTTTAGGTGTTCTTGTCACCGCTGTCATCACGAAACATCAGATATACAGCCTAATTTCCTCGATTGTAAGTGTTTTGGTCTTTAATTTCCTGTTTACGGAACCTCAATTTACCTTGCAGGCGTATGATCAGGGTTATCCTGTTACCTTTATTATCATGTTGTTGGCGGCATTTTTAACCGGTTCTCTTGCTATACGGATTAAAAACCAAGCAAAACAGGTGGCACAATCTGCTTACCGTACCAAAGTGTTATTTGATACAAACCAGCTATTGCAACAGGCAAAAGATAAAAATGAAATTGTATCTGCAACTTCAAATCAGCTCATTAAACTCTTGGGAAAAGATATCGTTTTTTATTTAGCTGATGGAGAAGTGTTGGATACGCCGCATATTTTTTCTGTAACTGAAGAAAATTTGGAATCGTGTATTTCCGAAAATGAAAAGGCCGTTGCCGGCTGGGTATTGAAAAACAATAAACGTGCCGGAGCTACAACAGGAACGCTTTCCAATGCAAAATGCCTGTACCTTGCTGTTCGCAGCAGTATGGTATATGGAGTTATTGGAATCGTGATGGGGGAAATACCTCTTGATCCATTTGAAAACAGTATTCTACTATCCATTCTCGGAGAATGTGCCCTGGCTTTGGAAAATGAGAAAAATGCCCGTGAGAAACAGGAGGCGGCCATTCTTGCAAAAAATGAACAGTTGCGAGCAAACCTGCTGCGTGCTATTTCACATGATTTGAGGACACCGCTGACATCCATTTCCGGTAATGCCAGCAATCTTTTGTCCAACGGTGATTCCTTTGATAATGATACAAAAAAGCAGCTGTACATGGATATTTATGATGATTCCATGTGGCTGATTAACCTTGTAGAAAACTTGCTGGCTGTAACCCGGATTGAAGAAGGACGGTTGAATCTCCGTATAACGGAAGATTTGATGGATGACGTGATCACAGAAGCGTTACATCATATTAACCGAAAGAGTGAAGAACATCATATTTCCGTTGAAAGCAAAGAAGAATTTCTTCTTGCAAAAATGGATGCAAAGCTTATTGTTCAGGTAATCATCAATATTGTTGATAATGCTATCAAATATACACCTAAAAACTCTCATATTGTTATTCGGACAGAAAAGCGGGGAAAACAAGCAATCGTATCTATATCGGATGACGGGAACGGAATTGCTGACGAAATAAAGCCACGGATATTCGACATGTTCTATAGCGGTGCAAATCAAATTGCAGACAGCCGCCGAAGTTTAGGACTCGGATTATCTTTGTGCAAGTCCATTATTAACGCCCACGGCGGAGAACTTACTGTTTCAGATAATCTGCCGCACGGAACAGTATTTACATTTACATTACCGGCAGGGGAGGTCAAAGTATATGAATAA
- a CDS encoding potassium-transporting ATPase subunit C, translated as MFPDKANGSIIEVDGKKYGCELLGQKYTDEAHMWGRIMNIDVSTYKDENGKRLMYAVPSNLSPASEEFEDLVAKRVQMLRKANPDMEETAIPAELVTCSGSGLDPHIFPAAAKYQMTRIAKANNMSEEKVRAIIEKCTDSRFLGVFGEKTVNVLKVNLMLDGIL; from the coding sequence ATTTTCCCTGACAAAGCCAACGGAAGTATTATAGAAGTGGATGGCAAAAAATATGGCTGCGAACTTTTAGGACAGAAATATACCGATGAAGCGCATATGTGGGGACGCATTATGAATATTGACGTATCCACTTACAAAGATGAAAACGGTAAAAGGCTGATGTATGCAGTTCCATCCAATCTTTCTCCTGCAAGTGAGGAATTTGAAGATTTGGTTGCCAAGCGGGTGCAGATGCTTCGTAAGGCAAATCCCGATATGGAGGAAACAGCCATTCCGGCTGAACTTGTGACCTGTTCCGGCAGCGGACTTGATCCGCATATCTTCCCTGCGGCGGCTAAATATCAGATGACAAGAATTGCAAAAGCAAATAATATGAGTGAAGAAAAAGTCAGAGCTATTATTGAAAAATGCACCGACAGTAGATTTTTAGGTGTTTTTGGAGAGAAAACAGTAAATGTTCTGAAAGTCAATTTGATGTTGGACGGTATCCTGTAA
- a CDS encoding efflux RND transporter permease subunit, which translates to MVNFGKKVVKYRILILILSILLLIPATLGYLHTRVNYDVLTYLPDDIETMQGQDILVNDFNTGAFSMFIVDGMEDKDVAALKAKIEDVDHVERVLWYDSVADIRVPRSMLPDKLYDVFNSDTGTMMAIFFDEGTSADGTMDAIAEIRSLAGKQCFLSGMSAVVTDTKNLAEKETPVYVLIAVILAVIVLAVTMNSFFVPLLFMLSIGIAIIYNLGSNYFLGEISYITKALAAVLQLGVTLDYSIFLMHSYEEQQIRYEGDKHRAMAHAISQTFSSILGSSITTIAGFIALCFMTFTLGMDIGIVMVKGVILGVLACVTILPSMILCCDKLIEKTKHKPFLPDIGRLSDKVTKRYKIYVILFLILLFPAIYGNNHTQVYYNLDETLPKDLPSIIANEKLKEDYDMNTTHMILVDSSVPSSATRKMLKEMDQVDGVKWALGLDSMIGSNIPEDMIPDSVTEALKNEDYQLVLVNSEYKVATDKLNAQIKELNQILHSYDEGGMLIGEGPLTADLIDITDKDFKTVSAVSIGIIFLIILILFKSISLPVILVSVIEFAIFINMGIPYYMGTKLPFVASIVIGTIQLGSTVDYAILMTTRYKRERNHGAEKYDAITTAHRVSAQSIMVSALSFFAATIGVGVYSNIDMISSLCILMARGALISMVVVIFVLPSVFMVFDKVIVKTSKGFLPK; encoded by the coding sequence ATGGTAAATTTCGGAAAGAAAGTTGTAAAGTACAGAATACTGATCCTGATTCTCAGTATCCTGCTACTGATTCCTGCCACTCTCGGCTACCTGCATACCCGAGTCAATTATGACGTACTGACCTATCTTCCAGACGATATTGAGACGATGCAGGGACAGGATATTCTGGTCAATGATTTCAATACCGGCGCCTTCTCCATGTTTATCGTGGACGGCATGGAAGACAAAGATGTGGCTGCCTTAAAAGCGAAGATTGAAGACGTCGATCATGTAGAACGTGTCCTCTGGTATGACTCTGTTGCCGATATCAGAGTCCCCAGAAGCATGCTGCCGGACAAATTGTATGATGTCTTTAATTCCGACACCGGAACGATGATGGCCATCTTCTTTGACGAGGGAACTTCCGCTGACGGAACCATGGATGCCATCGCTGAAATCCGCTCCCTTGCCGGAAAACAATGTTTCTTAAGCGGAATGTCCGCTGTTGTAACCGATACCAAAAACCTGGCCGAGAAAGAGACTCCGGTTTATGTCCTGATTGCAGTCATTCTTGCAGTCATCGTCCTGGCCGTAACCATGAACTCTTTCTTCGTTCCACTGTTGTTTATGCTCAGTATCGGTATTGCCATCATTTACAATCTGGGCAGCAACTATTTCCTCGGAGAAATTTCTTACATCACAAAAGCTCTGGCCGCCGTTCTTCAATTAGGTGTCACTTTGGACTATTCCATTTTCCTGATGCACAGCTACGAAGAACAGCAGATTCGCTATGAGGGAGACAAACACCGCGCCATGGCTCATGCCATTTCCCAAACATTTTCCTCGATCCTGGGAAGTTCCATTACCACCATCGCCGGATTTATCGCTCTTTGCTTTATGACCTTTACTCTGGGTATGGATATCGGAATTGTTATGGTCAAAGGCGTCATCCTTGGCGTACTCGCCTGTGTTACGATTCTTCCGTCCATGATTCTGTGCTGTGACAAGCTGATCGAGAAAACGAAACATAAACCATTCCTGCCGGATATCGGACGTTTATCTGACAAAGTTACCAAACGCTACAAGATCTACGTGATTCTGTTCCTGATCTTGTTGTTCCCGGCTATTTATGGCAACAACCATACACAGGTCTACTACAACCTGGACGAAACGCTCCCGAAAGATTTGCCAAGTATTATTGCAAATGAGAAATTAAAAGAAGACTACGACATGAACACGACCCATATGATTCTGGTAGACAGTTCCGTCCCCTCCTCTGCTACGCGGAAAATGTTAAAGGAAATGGATCAAGTAGACGGTGTCAAATGGGCATTGGGTCTGGATTCCATGATTGGATCCAATATTCCAGAAGACATGATCCCGGATTCTGTGACGGAAGCACTGAAAAATGAGGACTATCAGTTAGTTTTGGTCAATTCCGAATACAAGGTGGCCACCGATAAGTTAAACGCTCAAATCAAAGAACTGAATCAGATTCTCCACTCCTACGACGAGGGCGGTATGTTGATCGGCGAAGGTCCTTTGACCGCAGACCTGATCGACATTACCGATAAGGATTTCAAGACGGTCAGTGCCGTTTCCATCGGCATTATTTTCCTGATCATCCTAATCCTGTTTAAATCGATTTCCCTGCCGGTGATTCTGGTCAGCGTCATTGAATTTGCAATTTTCATCAATATGGGAATCCCCTATTATATGGGTACTAAGCTGCCCTTCGTGGCTTCCATTGTCATCGGTACGATCCAACTTGGTTCCACCGTAGATTATGCGATCCTAATGACCACACGCTACAAACGAGAGCGGAATCATGGTGCAGAGAAATACGACGCCATCACCACTGCCCACCGTGTATCAGCACAATCCATCATGGTCAGTGCCTTGAGTTTCTTTGCAGCAACGATCGGCGTCGGCGTTTACTCCAACATCGATATGATCAGCTCGCTCTGTATCCTGATGGCGCGTGGGGCCCTGATCAGTATGGTCGTGGTCATCTTTGTCCTGCCTTCCGTCTTTATGGTATTTGACAAGGTGATCGTAAAGACTAGCAAGGGATTTTTACCGAAGTAA
- a CDS encoding TrkH family potassium uptake protein encodes MQQTNRSRHRHITSFQVISLGFLSVILLGSLLLMLPIATKSGQYTSFLDALFTATSAVCVTGLVIKDTATYWSLFGQGVILLLIQIGGMGIITIAIAIAVVSGRKIGLMQRSTMQEAISAPTVGGIVRRTQFIIRTTIFIEIIGAVLLAPVFCRDFGFWKGIWYSLFHSISAFCNAGFDLIGIRTPFSSLTSYSVQPIVNLVIMMLIVAGGIGFLTWEDIKNHKWHLKKYRMQSKVIFMVTGILIFLPALYFFYFEFSNVPLTERVWVSLFQSVTPRTAGFNTADLTLFSEVGQMLIIMLMLIGGSPGSTAGGMKTTTLAVLVSSALSVFRKKEHTHFFGRQIPDGTIRNAATIFLMYIVLFLVGGMVISSTEDIPLMTALFETASAIGTVGLSLGITPDLGLVSHIILICLMFFGRVGGLTLIFATISEKKPNGSKYPQEKITVG; translated from the coding sequence ATGCAACAGACAAACAGATCAAGACATCGACATATAACATCATTTCAAGTGATTAGTTTAGGGTTTTTATCCGTGATTCTCTTAGGCAGTCTGCTTTTGATGCTGCCGATTGCTACAAAAAGCGGTCAGTATACCTCTTTTTTGGATGCTTTGTTTACCGCAACTTCTGCGGTTTGTGTGACGGGACTGGTTATTAAAGATACGGCAACCTACTGGTCTTTATTTGGCCAAGGAGTTATTTTACTGCTGATTCAAATCGGAGGTATGGGAATTATTACGATTGCGATTGCGATTGCTGTTGTTTCCGGACGCAAAATCGGGTTGATGCAGCGAAGTACCATGCAAGAGGCAATTTCGGCTCCAACGGTGGGTGGTATTGTGCGGAGAACGCAATTTATTATTCGGACTACTATTTTTATCGAAATCATTGGTGCGGTTCTTTTAGCCCCTGTTTTTTGCAGGGACTTTGGGTTTTGGAAAGGAATATGGTATTCACTGTTCCATTCTATTTCTGCTTTTTGCAATGCAGGATTTGATCTAATCGGTATAAGAACCCCTTTTTCCTCGTTGACCTCTTATTCTGTACAGCCGATTGTAAATCTTGTAATTATGATGCTGATTGTTGCAGGAGGTATTGGATTCCTTACCTGGGAGGATATAAAGAATCATAAATGGCATTTAAAAAAATATCGGATGCAAAGCAAGGTGATTTTTATGGTAACAGGAATATTGATATTCTTACCGGCTCTTTACTTTTTTTATTTTGAGTTTTCAAATGTGCCTCTTACAGAAAGGGTATGGGTTTCTTTGTTTCAATCCGTTACGCCGAGAACAGCAGGATTCAATACGGCAGATTTGACTTTATTCAGTGAAGTCGGGCAAATGCTTATCATTATGCTGATGCTCATCGGTGGCTCGCCTGGTTCCACTGCAGGTGGTATGAAAACGACAACTCTTGCAGTTCTCGTTTCATCTGCATTATCTGTATTTAGAAAAAAGGAACACACCCATTTTTTTGGCAGACAAATTCCGGATGGCACTATCAGAAATGCAGCTACGATTTTTTTGATGTATATCGTTTTATTCCTTGTCGGAGGAATGGTAATTAGCAGCACAGAAGATATTCCACTTATGACCGCTTTGTTTGAGACGGCGTCGGCAATCGGGACGGTAGGGTTATCGTTGGGAATAACTCCTGACCTAGGGCTTGTTTCCCATATAATCTTGATTTGCCTGATGTTTTTTGGCAGAGTGGGAGGATTGACCTTGATTTTTGCTACCATTTCTGAAAAAAAGCCTAACGGTTCAAAATATCCTCAGGAAAAAATTACAGTAGGTTAA
- a CDS encoding LysR substrate-binding domain-containing protein, with the protein MKDFVLLIVVLAAFIYGYFLMEKLDKFLEENQSQKLISDSKLRIGFETPAIIDSIADLLEQFSSEYPNYELNLFYGSVSEIINGLGNNKLDFGFIIENSNDILKEEYCSLSLQIKQSVITPGSTDIAVHPINTIEKPARVIWQNDFNCMKGLFVEKLRDFSERFLLSATRPNGKKEEKVV; encoded by the coding sequence ATGAAAGACTTTGTTTTACTTATAGTGGTATTGGCAGCATTTATTTATGGTTATTTTCTTATGGAAAAGCTGGATAAATTTCTCGAGGAAAATCAATCCCAAAAACTTATTTCAGATTCTAAGCTCAGGATTGGATTTGAAACACCTGCAATCATAGATTCTATTGCAGATCTATTAGAACAATTTTCAAGCGAATACCCAAACTATGAGCTGAACCTGTTCTACGGTTCTGTAAGTGAAATAATAAATGGGCTGGGAAATAATAAACTTGATTTTGGCTTTATCATAGAAAATTCCAACGATATTTTGAAAGAGGAGTATTGTTCCTTATCCCTTCAAATAAAGCAAAGTGTCATTACTCCAGGCTCTACAGACATTGCGGTACATCCCATCAACACGATTGAGAAACCAGCGAGAGTGATATGGCAAAATGACTTTAATTGTATGAAGGGTCTATTTGTCGAAAAATTGCGTGATTTTTCGGAGCGCTTTCTGCTTTCGGCTACACGCCCGAATGGAAAAAAAGAAGAAAAGGTGGTATAA
- a CDS encoding response regulator yields the protein MNKSLILVVEDDKSVRNLITTTLKTHEYRYLTAPDGQSAILETSSHNPDIVLLDLGLPDIDGVEIIKKIRTWSNVPIIVISARSEDTDKIDALDAGADDYLTKPFSVEELLARLRVTQRRLSMMQKVSPAEAVVFVNGKLRVDYAAGCAYLNEEELHLTPIEYKLLCLLTRNIGKVLTHTFLTQSIWGNSWNNDIASLRVFMATLRKKIEKEPNSPQYIQTHIGVGYRMLKVD from the coding sequence ATGAATAAGTCACTAATATTAGTTGTAGAAGATGACAAATCTGTCAGAAATTTAATTACAACAACCTTAAAAACGCACGAATACCGATATCTGACGGCACCCGATGGTCAATCGGCAATTTTAGAAACATCTTCACACAATCCTGACATTGTTTTACTTGATTTAGGACTTCCTGATATAGACGGTGTTGAGATTATTAAAAAAATCCGTACTTGGTCAAATGTGCCAATTATTGTAATCAGTGCTCGCAGTGAAGATACCGATAAAATTGATGCGTTGGATGCTGGCGCAGATGATTATTTAACAAAGCCATTTTCTGTTGAGGAACTGCTTGCCAGACTACGAGTCACGCAAAGAAGGTTATCGATGATGCAAAAAGTATCCCCTGCCGAAGCGGTTGTTTTTGTAAACGGAAAACTTCGTGTAGATTATGCTGCAGGTTGTGCTTATTTGAATGAAGAAGAGTTGCATTTAACACCTATTGAATATAAGTTGCTTTGCCTGTTGACAAGAAATATAGGAAAAGTTCTGACCCATACTTTCCTTACGCAAAGCATTTGGGGAAATAGTTGGAATAATGATATTGCTTCCCTTCGTGTGTTTATGGCAACACTTCGTAAAAAAATCGAGAAAGAACCGAACTCTCCACAATATATCCAAACACACATTGGCGTGGGGTATCGGATGCTGAAAGTTGATTGA